The Micromonospora krabiensis genome window below encodes:
- a CDS encoding ABC transporter permease: MRAYLRFELRRLARDPRVALFSVLGPVVTYLIFSGLLGGDDRLEGVDAAAALMVGLAGYGAVAGVLSVGSQVAQERAVGWLHQLRVTPLPPRRVVAAKALVCTLSGVPSVIAVGVAGWIQHHIELGAGRWIALLLLMWAGTVPFALLGLAIGYGLAPQLAQPVNFLVFLGLSVLGGLLVPVAYFPSVLRPLAHALPTYRYAELGWRSVAGQAPTPSGLGVLMAWTVTFAAVAAWAYRRSTARR, translated from the coding sequence ATGCGCGCCTATCTGCGGTTCGAGCTACGTCGGCTGGCCCGGGACCCCCGCGTGGCGCTGTTCAGCGTCCTGGGACCCGTGGTCACGTACCTGATCTTCTCGGGGCTGCTCGGCGGGGACGACCGGCTGGAGGGTGTGGACGCTGCGGCGGCGCTCATGGTGGGCCTCGCCGGGTACGGGGCCGTGGCGGGTGTGCTCTCGGTGGGGTCGCAGGTCGCCCAGGAACGCGCGGTGGGCTGGCTGCACCAGCTGCGCGTCACCCCGTTGCCGCCCCGGCGGGTGGTGGCCGCGAAGGCACTGGTCTGCACGCTCAGCGGGGTGCCGTCGGTGATCGCGGTCGGCGTGGCCGGTTGGATCCAGCACCACATCGAGCTGGGTGCCGGCCGGTGGATCGCGCTGCTGCTGCTGATGTGGGCCGGTACGGTGCCGTTCGCCCTGCTCGGGCTCGCCATCGGGTACGGGCTGGCGCCGCAGTTGGCCCAGCCGGTCAACTTCCTGGTGTTCCTCGGCCTGTCGGTGCTCGGCGGTCTGCTGGTGCCGGTGGCTTACTTCCCGTCGGTGCTGCGGCCCCTGGCACACGCCCTGCCCACCTACCGGTACGCCGAACTCGGTTGGCGGTCGGTCGCCGGGCAGGCCCCCACGCCGTCGGGGTTGGGCGTCCTCATGGCGTGGACCGTGACGTTCGCGGCGGTCGCCGCCTGGGCCTACCGCCGCTCCACCGCACGGCGTTGA
- a CDS encoding ABC transporter ATP-binding protein, with translation MDDIVVRLSGLTRRFGAVRAVDGLDLTIARGATLALLGPNGAGKTTTISMMLGLAPPDTGTVSLFGRPPARAVRAGLVGAMLQDSGVVPPATVRDVVELARALYPRPLPTDRILALAGLTDRAGRRLDRLSGGEAQRARFAFALAGAPELLVLDEPTAALDVAARQAFWTAIRRYVTEGRTVVFSTHQLHEADEFADRVVVLAAGRVVADGTPAQIRALAGGRTVSFDLAGADGEGLDLLPGVRAVEVRGDRVLLTTDDADATVLALAAGRGFRNLAISAGLDTAFLALTSAGTEH, from the coding sequence GTGGATGACATCGTCGTACGACTCAGTGGACTCACCCGGCGGTTCGGAGCCGTTCGTGCCGTCGACGGCCTCGACCTGACCATCGCGCGGGGCGCCACCCTCGCCCTGCTCGGCCCCAACGGCGCGGGCAAGACCACCACCATCTCGATGATGCTCGGCCTCGCCCCGCCCGACACGGGCACCGTGTCGTTGTTCGGCCGGCCTCCAGCCCGGGCGGTCCGGGCGGGCCTGGTCGGCGCGATGCTCCAGGACTCGGGCGTCGTGCCCCCGGCCACCGTCCGGGACGTGGTCGAACTGGCCCGGGCGCTGTATCCGCGTCCGCTGCCCACCGATCGGATCCTCGCGCTCGCCGGGCTGACCGACCGGGCCGGCCGCCGGTTGGACCGGCTCTCCGGCGGGGAGGCGCAGCGCGCCCGGTTCGCGTTCGCGTTGGCCGGAGCGCCGGAGCTGCTGGTCCTCGACGAGCCGACGGCGGCTCTGGACGTCGCCGCCCGGCAGGCGTTCTGGACGGCCATCCGTCGGTACGTCACAGAGGGGCGCACGGTCGTGTTCAGCACGCACCAGCTGCACGAGGCGGACGAGTTCGCCGACCGGGTCGTGGTGCTCGCCGCGGGGCGGGTGGTGGCCGACGGTACGCCCGCGCAGATCCGTGCCCTGGCCGGCGGCCGCACCGTCTCCTTCGACCTCGCCGGAGCGGACGGCGAGGGTCTGGACCTGCTGCCCGGCGTCCGCGCGGTGGAGGTCCGGGGCGACCGGGTCCTGCTCACCACCGACGACGCCGACGCCACCGTCCTCGCGCTGGCCGCCGGCCGCGGCTTCCGTAACCTGGCGATCTCCGCCGGGCTGGACACCGCCTTCCTCGCCCTCACCTCAGCCGGAACGGAGCACTGA
- a CDS encoding RNA-guided endonuclease InsQ/TnpB family protein, which produces MSRDGLLVRWPETLAGWCGSGKLSYGWCGVWVVPRRRDSAAPRVVYRTARVGLRVTGGQRRRCFGLLRSAGDVWACVLEVNAWRRRRRDAPLAGYQQLCRELAASGPGTFGELDSTGARSVLRRFSDAWFAAAKRRKSGDGAARFPRRRRGLVPVRWYHGTFTVVGRRVRIPAARGSAPLWVRLVRELPYPVEQVRSVTLLCEGGRLFLDVTAEVPVATYPPGEGPDPGRVAGVDLGIIHPYAVAGPDGAGLLVSGRAVRAEYRMHLADTKARRRAVARRAPKPGQRGSRRWRRYRRRARVVEGRHRRRVRQAQHEAARTVISWAQQQRVGVLHVGDPRSVLDIPAGRRHNLRLRQWQIGRLIQVLTDKATLAGITVHLVDERGTSSTCPACHRRIPKPPGRTLTCPHCRFSGHRDLVAAAMIATRRPGGGPTTPTTAVAVLPGVITHRRAGRHLPGAGQSRRDPRRPPGTARGSVGPRWPAPPPGGESLAPHGEDPQHHRKPGER; this is translated from the coding sequence ATGTCCCGGGACGGGTTGCTAGTGCGGTGGCCAGAAACGTTGGCCGGTTGGTGTGGGTCGGGGAAGTTGTCGTACGGGTGGTGTGGGGTGTGGGTTGTGCCTCGCCGTCGGGATTCTGCTGCGCCGCGGGTGGTGTATCGGACGGCTCGGGTGGGGTTGCGGGTGACGGGGGGTCAGCGGCGGCGGTGTTTCGGGTTGCTGCGGTCGGCTGGTGATGTGTGGGCGTGTGTGTTGGAGGTCAACGCGTGGCGGCGCCGCCGCCGGGACGCGCCGTTGGCCGGCTATCAGCAGTTGTGCCGGGAGTTGGCCGCGTCGGGGCCGGGCACGTTCGGCGAGTTGGACAGCACGGGTGCCCGGTCGGTGTTGCGCCGGTTCTCCGACGCCTGGTTCGCCGCGGCGAAACGCCGTAAGTCCGGTGACGGGGCGGCCAGGTTTCCGCGCCGCCGGCGTGGGTTGGTGCCGGTGCGCTGGTATCACGGCACGTTCACCGTTGTCGGGCGGCGGGTGCGGATCCCGGCCGCGCGTGGCAGTGCCCCGTTGTGGGTGCGGCTGGTCCGGGAGCTGCCGTATCCGGTGGAGCAGGTCCGGTCGGTCACTCTGCTGTGTGAGGGTGGCCGCCTGTTCCTCGACGTGACCGCCGAAGTCCCAGTCGCGACCTACCCGCCCGGCGAGGGACCAGATCCAGGGCGTGTAGCTGGGGTCGACCTGGGGATCATCCACCCCTACGCGGTGGCGGGGCCGGACGGGGCGGGGTTGTTGGTGTCGGGGCGGGCGGTCCGTGCTGAGTATCGGATGCACCTGGCTGACACCAAGGCCCGCCGTCGGGCGGTGGCCCGCCGGGCGCCGAAGCCGGGTCAGCGGGGGTCACGGCGGTGGCGCCGCTATCGCCGCCGCGCCCGGGTGGTGGAGGGCCGGCATCGGCGGCGCGTCCGCCAGGCCCAGCACGAGGCGGCCCGCACCGTCATATCGTGGGCCCAACAGCAGCGGGTGGGGGTGCTGCACGTCGGCGACCCCCGTAGCGTGCTCGACATCCCGGCCGGGCGGCGGCACAACCTGCGGCTGCGGCAGTGGCAGATCGGCCGGCTCATCCAGGTCCTCACCGACAAGGCCACCCTCGCCGGCATCACCGTCCACCTGGTCGACGAACGCGGCACCTCCTCCACCTGCCCCGCCTGCCACCGGCGGATACCCAAACCACCCGGGCGGACCCTGACCTGCCCACACTGCCGATTCTCCGGGCACCGCGATCTTGTCGCGGCGGCCATGATCGCCACCCGCAGACCGGGCGGCGGACCCACCACCCCCACCACAGCTGTGGCTGTGCTGCCCGGGGTGATCACGCACCGTCGAGCCGGCCGGCACCTCCCCGGCGCCGGCCAGTCCCGACGTGACCCCCGCCGCCCACCCGGGACGGCGCGAGGATCAGTTGGCCCGCGGTGGCCCGCCCCACCCCCCGGTGGGGAGTCGCTCGCCCCTCACGGCGAGGATCCACAACACCACCGTAAACCCGGTGAACGTTAG
- a CDS encoding ArsR/SmtB family transcription factor, with protein MAIDCAPGLTPAASLFRSLGDPTRLAIVRRLASGEARVVDLTGELGLAQSTVSKHLACLRDCGLVDYRVEGRQSFYTLTRPELLDLLRSAERVLAATGEAVALCPVYGAPAGSASAARA; from the coding sequence ATGGCGATTGATTGTGCTCCCGGGCTGACCCCCGCCGCCTCGCTGTTCCGGTCGCTCGGTGACCCCACCCGCCTGGCGATCGTGCGGCGACTCGCGTCCGGTGAGGCACGGGTGGTCGACCTGACGGGCGAGCTCGGGTTGGCCCAGTCGACGGTGTCGAAGCACCTGGCATGCCTCCGCGACTGCGGGCTGGTCGACTACCGGGTCGAGGGTCGACAGTCCTTCTACACCCTCACCCGGCCTGAGCTGCTGGATCTGCTCCGCTCGGCGGAACGGGTCCTGGCCGCCACGGGGGAGGCCGTCGCCCTCTGCCCGGTCTACGGCGCACCGGCCGGCTCCGCGTCGGCGGCACGTGCGTGA